The nucleotide sequence CGACCCCTTCGAGCAAATCCATCGCGACGACCGCGCGGACGGCCGGATTGCGAAACAGCTCGAGCCAGCCGAGCCGAATCGCCTCGCCGCGCGAAGGCGCCTTCGCGGGGACGGCGTCCGGCGCGGCGGCTTGGGCGGGCGCAGCGGCGGGCTCTGCGGCGGGCTCTGCGGCGGGCTGCGCCGGCCGGGCCGCTTCGAGCGCCGCGTTCGCCCCGGCCGCGGCGGCGGCCGCCGGCGCGAGCCGCAGCGCGGCCGCGAAGCCGGCGGCGAACAGCAGCGCCGTGCCCGCCAGCATCCACGCCGGATCGAGCAGCGCCGCCAGCACCCCGCCGACGCCCCATGCGGCGATGGCGCCCACCTCGCGCGCCGTCGCGAGCGTCGCGTTCGCCCGGGCGAGACCGGCGGCCGGCGTCAGCCTCGCGACGAGCGCGTACACGACCGGGTCGGTCCAACCCTGCAGCGTCGAGATGACCAGGACGAACGCGAGCAGCGCCGCCGGCGCCTCCACGCCGAGGGCGACCGCGCCCGCGAGGGCGAGCAGCGCGGCCGTCTCGCCCGCGCGGGTGAGCGCGAGCAGCCGGACGAGCGGCAGCCGCTCGAGCAGCAGCGGCGAGATGAACGAGCTGCCGAACATCGCGAGCACGCGCACGAACGGAAACAGCGCCGCGAGCAGCGTGGAACCGGTCGTTCGCTTTAGGTGAATGACCATTAGCGAGATGTACAATATATCTCCTAAATGGCCAACGACGTACGCGAACAGCAGCAGCGGAAATCGATTCCCGGGCCGGCCGTTCATCGCGCGTACTCGATCAAGCCGAACGGGATGCCTTCCGGATCCGCGCAGTATTGGAACCGCCCGACGCCCGGCAGCGGCAACACATCGGACAGCGTCCGTCCGCCGTGCGCGCGCACCTTCTCGGCGTAAGCGTCGAGGTTCTCCACTTGGACCGTGTTGACCGTCTGCGGCGGCAGCGCGTCGCTGATCGGGCGAACCGTCGCGCCGTTGATGCCTCGCGCGCCGCCGGCATCGTCCGATATCAGCCGCCAGTAGCCTTCCGCGGCTTCGACCTTCCGCCAGCCGAACACGTCCGCATAGAATGCCGCCGTGCGCTCCGGCCGCCGCGACAACAGCTCGAAATGAACGACTCGATTCATGTCTTCCCCTGCTTTTCCTGTATTTTCTTTCTATGATACCGGTTTTGCCGGGCATTTTCACATGTTTCGAGGCGGCCCGCACGCCGCTATGTTATAATGGCTCAACCCGATGCCGAAAGGAGGTCTTCCCGTCCCATGAAACAGCAATGGTCTTTGATCTTGGGATTTTTCTTCGCGCTCGTCGTCGCCGTGTTTTCCGTCCTCAACGTAGAATCGGTGCCGGTCGATTACGCGTTCGGCACCGCTTCGTTTCCGCTGATCGTCGTCATCCTCGCCTCGGCCTTCGCGGGCGGCCTTACCGTCGGACTGTTCGGCACGATCCGCATCCTGCGCCAATCCCGCGACATCCGGCAGCTTCGCAAAGAGCTGCAGACGCTGAAGGACGCCGCGCCGAAGGCGCCGGACGCCGATGCCCCGCAGCCCGCAGCTCCCGCGGCGAACGCCTCCACCGAGCTGCTCGCCCCGACGGAAGCCGCCGGAGACGACACGAAATAAGCCGGAGCGCATTCGCCCCGGCTCGCGTCGCTTCCTAACGTTACTGCTGCAGGCGGCACGCCTCCAGCGCCTGCTGCACCCGCGTCACGCCTTGGCTCATGGCATGACCGCCGCCGACCGCGGCCGCTACCGCCGCCGCTTCGAGCACTTGCTTCGGCGACGCTCCCTTGGACAGCGCCTCCTGCACATGGTACATCGTGCATACCTCATTGTTCGCGAACAGCGCGATGCCGAGGGCGATCAGCTGCTTCTCTTTCGCGCCGAGCGCGCCATCCTCGAAGCATGCCCCGGTAAACCGGTGATACGCCTCGACGACGTTCGGCAGCGCGTCCATCATATGACCGACGCCGATTTTGTACGCGTCGACCTTCTGATCCATTACGGTTCCTGCCACGTCCGTTTCCTCCTATGCCGAAATGTCCCTGTTAGCATCCCCAATTTCCCCCGGCTATACCCGGGTCCCGGCTCGCCGGCGCTCCATGCATGGATACGGCCCGGTAAGGAAACTCTACCCTGTAATCATTCCAAGGGCGGAGTAGTAAGCTTATGAGCGCGAACTCATTTTGGTACATAGGACTATCCGGTTTGTGCTTGCTGGTTATTGTCTATACGAATTACAAAAAGAAAGATCTACACACCTTTCTCCATTTTTTAATGATCTCCGAAATGGCTTACCTAATTGAAGCGGTAATCTATACCTACAACAACAGCTATTTCTACCGACCGGAGCTGCTCAAGACCGACCCGCTGTACGACAGTCACTTGGGCGCGCTGACGTCCAACTTGTTGGCGATCCCCGCGATCGCGAATTTCCTATCGGCTTTCCGATTGGGCTGGCCTGGTTATGGGTTGGCTATCGTCTTCCTCGCGGCGGTGGAATGGCTATTCGTCAAGCTGCACATTTACACGCTCCATTGGTGGCGAGTCGGGTACACCTCGATGGGCCTTGCCGTGTTTTTCCCTACAGCCGCGATGCTGTATCGCCGAATTCAACGACCGGTCAGAGGGACCATGAAGGCGTTATTCGTTTATTTAAGCATCGGCCCCCTATCCGGGTGGTTCCATTTTCTCCCGATCATGCTGTTCGAATGCCGCCAGTACCGGCCGGGATGGTTCGAAGACATGGCGCGGGATACGAGCGCTTTCGCCGTCTTGCACTACATTGCCGTTGCTGTCGTCGTCACCGTATTGGCGGTGTCGCGCTGGAAGCATCGCTGGATGAAATACGCGCTGCTGGAGCTTTTTGTGATCGTCGCCGAATTCGTCTTGCGAACGACGGGCATGTTGCGCAGCGAGACATGGTGGGATCCGTGGTTTTACCTGTTGTTCCCTTTAGGAATCTTATTGGCTGCCGAAGGCGTGAGCGGAGCGCTGTCCGAAGGGGCGGGCCGCGGTGAAGCCTCGGCCGAATAAACAAAGCCGCCGCGGCGAACCGCGACGGCTTCGTGATCTGTCCTTTATTCCATGTTCGCGACCAAATAGCGGCCTTGTTCTTCGCTCCACTTGAGCGTGTATTTCACGTTGTCCTTCGTCGTGACCGCGAAGCCGTCCGC is from Paenibacillus sp. and encodes:
- a CDS encoding MFS transporter gives rise to the protein MNGRPGNRFPLLLFAYVVGHLGDILYISLMVIHLKRTTGSTLLAALFPFVRVLAMFGSSFISPLLLERLPLVRLLALTRAGETAALLALAGAVALGVEAPAALLAFVLVISTLQGWTDPVVYALVARLTPAAGLARANATLATAREVGAIAAWGVGGVLAALLDPAWMLAGTALLFAAGFAAALRLAPAAAAAAGANAALEAARPAQPAAEPAAEPAAAPAQAAAPDAVPAKAPSRGEAIRLGWLELFRNPAVRAVVAMDLLEGVAISIFAGVFTLTFVEQRLGQEEAFWGFLNAAYFVGMIAGGALAARLSRQLSRRLPLALAFSSFGYGVGTLLYGATTSPAAALALVAALGLPCMIRETAQRTLLQLNVSERALPNALVAHGAINALAFALSLLLMGAAAERFGIQSIYYIGGALGLASAALGLALFARHRAAVKLPGEAGSASERA
- a CDS encoding VOC family protein, giving the protein MNRVVHFELLSRRPERTAAFYADVFGWRKVEAAEGYWRLISDDAGGARGINGATVRPISDALPPQTVNTVQVENLDAYAEKVRAHGGRTLSDVLPLPGVGRFQYCADPEGIPFGLIEYAR
- a CDS encoding LapA family protein encodes the protein MKQQWSLILGFFFALVVAVFSVLNVESVPVDYAFGTASFPLIVVILASAFAGGLTVGLFGTIRILRQSRDIRQLRKELQTLKDAAPKAPDADAPQPAAPAANASTELLAPTEAAGDDTK
- a CDS encoding carboxymuconolactone decarboxylase family protein, yielding MDQKVDAYKIGVGHMMDALPNVVEAYHRFTGACFEDGALGAKEKQLIALGIALFANNEVCTMYHVQEALSKGASPKQVLEAAAVAAAVGGGHAMSQGVTRVQQALEACRLQQ